A portion of the Pseudomonas sp. PSE14 genome contains these proteins:
- a CDS encoding glycosyltransferase family 4 protein translates to MSMGVLLAAVFLASWGMTWGVRRYALARSIMDIPNARSSHQIPTPRGGGVAIVAGFLGCLALAAVLGAVEVHSLVALLPAGAWVAVIGFLDDHRHIPARWRLLGHFVGAGWLMYWVGGLPVLSMPWGAMDLGVAGDLLALVFLVWLLNLYNFMDGIDGIASLEAISVCLAGALCYWLVGAGSQALLPLILAMATAGFLVWNFPPARIFMGDAGSGFLGVVLGGMALQAGWVSPPLLWSWLILLGVFVVDASYTLLHRLIRGERVYEAHRSHAYQRASRHYGSHLRVSLAITGINLCWLMPLAVLVSLGQVSGLLALIAAYAPLVLVVARLGAGRPDDQDVS, encoded by the coding sequence ATGAGCATGGGGGTATTGCTGGCGGCTGTTTTCCTGGCGTCGTGGGGCATGACCTGGGGGGTGCGGCGCTACGCGTTGGCGCGGAGCATTATGGACATCCCCAACGCCCGTAGTTCGCACCAGATTCCAACGCCCCGCGGCGGTGGCGTCGCCATCGTGGCGGGTTTCCTCGGCTGTCTGGCGCTAGCGGCTGTTCTAGGGGCTGTCGAGGTTCATAGCCTGGTGGCACTGCTGCCTGCCGGCGCCTGGGTGGCCGTCATCGGCTTTCTGGATGATCATCGGCATATTCCGGCCCGTTGGCGCCTGTTGGGGCATTTCGTCGGGGCCGGATGGTTGATGTACTGGGTGGGTGGCCTGCCGGTGCTGAGCATGCCCTGGGGCGCGATGGACCTGGGTGTGGCTGGGGATCTGCTAGCCTTGGTGTTTCTGGTCTGGTTGCTCAACCTGTACAACTTCATGGATGGCATCGATGGCATCGCCAGCCTGGAGGCCATCAGCGTCTGTCTGGCCGGGGCGTTGTGCTACTGGCTGGTCGGTGCGGGTTCGCAGGCATTGCTTCCATTGATCCTGGCCATGGCGACTGCGGGGTTTCTGGTATGGAATTTCCCCCCGGCGCGTATTTTCATGGGGGATGCCGGCAGCGGTTTCCTTGGGGTCGTGCTGGGGGGAATGGCGCTTCAGGCGGGGTGGGTATCGCCGCCCTTGCTGTGGAGTTGGCTGATCCTGCTCGGGGTTTTCGTGGTGGATGCGAGCTACACCTTGCTCCACCGCCTGATTCGCGGTGAGCGAGTCTATGAAGCGCATCGCAGCCACGCCTACCAGCGTGCGTCGCGGCACTATGGCAGTCACTTGCGGGTGTCGCTGGCGATTACCGGCATCAACCTGTGCTGGTTGATGCCGCTTGCGGTTTTGGTCAGTCTGGGACAGGTTTCCGGTTTGTTGGCACTGATTGCGGCCTATGCTCCTTTGGTGCTTGTCGTAGCTCGTCTGGGTGCAGGCCGTCCGGATGATCAGGATGTGAGCTGA
- a CDS encoding FMN-dependent NADH-azoreductase, whose translation MSRVLVIESSARQQGSVSRQLTREFIAQWQAAHPADEIQVRDLAVEQVPHLDANLLGGWMKPEQEQSEIERAALERSNLLTAELQSADVLVLAAPMYNFAIPSTLKSWLDHVLRAGVTFKYTETGPQGLLTGKRAFVLTSRGGVYAGGALDHQEPYLRQALGFVGIHDVTFIHAEGLNMGAEFAEKGLSKAKAQLAAVA comes from the coding sequence ATGTCCCGCGTTCTGGTTATCGAAAGCAGTGCCCGCCAGCAAGGTTCCGTATCCCGTCAGCTGACCCGCGAATTCATCGCCCAATGGCAGGCCGCACACCCGGCGGATGAAATCCAGGTGCGCGACCTGGCCGTCGAGCAGGTGCCGCACCTGGACGCCAACCTGCTGGGCGGCTGGATGAAGCCTGAGCAAGAGCAATCCGAGATCGAACGGGCGGCGCTGGAGCGCTCCAATCTGCTGACCGCCGAGCTGCAGTCCGCCGATGTGCTGGTGCTGGCCGCGCCGATGTACAACTTTGCCATTCCCAGCACCCTGAAATCCTGGCTGGACCATGTGCTGCGCGCCGGCGTCACCTTCAAGTACACCGAGACCGGCCCGCAGGGCCTGCTGACCGGCAAGCGCGCCTTCGTGCTGACCAGCCGCGGCGGCGTCTACGCCGGTGGTGCGCTGGACCACCAGGAGCCCTACCTGCGCCAGGCGCTGGGCTTCGTCGGCATCCATGACGTCACCTTCATCCACGCCGAAGGCCTGAACATGGGCGCCGAATTCGCCGAGAAGGGTCTGTCCAAGGCCAAGGCTCAACTCGCCGCCGTCGCCTGA
- a CDS encoding LysR family transcriptional regulator, whose product MKAPRVTLDQWRTLQAVVDHGGFAQAAEAMHRSQSSISYTVARMQEQLGVPLLRIDGRKAVLTEAGEVLLRRSRQLVKSAGQLEELAHHMEQGWEPEVRLVVDAAYPTVRLVRALSAFMPQSRGCRVLLREEVLSGVEEALVQGHADLAISGLNIAGHLGADLSVVDFVAVAHPDHPLHRLQREVTHQDLETQMQVVIRDSGRLQPRDVGWLGAEQRWTVGSLATAATFVSNGLGFAWLPRHMIERELKDGVLKPLPLTQGGVRESRFYLYPNKEKPLGPATQILVELLTTFASVPLDAHFAAPESPA is encoded by the coding sequence ATGAAAGCGCCCCGCGTTACCCTGGATCAGTGGAGAACCCTGCAGGCCGTGGTCGATCACGGCGGCTTCGCCCAGGCGGCGGAAGCCATGCACCGTTCGCAGTCGTCGATCAGCTACACCGTGGCGCGCATGCAGGAGCAGCTCGGCGTGCCGCTGCTGCGCATCGACGGACGCAAGGCGGTGCTCACCGAGGCCGGCGAAGTGCTGCTGCGGCGCTCCCGCCAACTGGTGAAGTCCGCCGGCCAGCTGGAAGAGCTCGCTCACCACATGGAACAGGGCTGGGAGCCGGAGGTCCGCCTGGTCGTGGACGCCGCCTACCCCACCGTGCGCCTGGTCCGCGCCCTCTCCGCCTTCATGCCGCAAAGCCGTGGCTGCCGGGTGCTGCTGCGCGAAGAAGTGCTCTCCGGCGTAGAGGAAGCCCTGGTGCAGGGCCATGCCGACCTGGCCATCAGCGGCCTGAACATCGCCGGCCATCTGGGTGCTGACCTCAGCGTGGTGGATTTCGTCGCCGTCGCCCACCCCGACCACCCGCTGCACCGCCTGCAGCGCGAGGTCACCCACCAGGACCTGGAAACCCAGATGCAGGTGGTGATCCGCGACTCCGGCCGCCTGCAGCCACGCGACGTCGGCTGGCTGGGCGCCGAGCAACGCTGGACGGTAGGCAGCCTGGCTACCGCCGCCACCTTCGTCAGCAACGGCCTGGGCTTCGCCTGGTTGCCGCGGCACATGATCGAGCGCGAGCTCAAGGACGGCGTGCTCAAGCCACTGCCGCTGACCCAGGGCGGCGTACGCGAGAGCCGCTTCTACCTCTACCCGAACAAGGAGAAGCCGCTGGGCCCGGCCACGCAGATTCTCGTCGAACTGCTGACCACCTTCGCCAGCGTCCCACTGGACGCGCACTTCGCCGCCCCCGAGAGCCCGGCCTGA
- a CDS encoding 3-phosphoglycerate kinase: MKKICCAVLALLPLTALAYPIEVEKSLNGTEISYDTQDIGDQMGAILLRNNGQQPVTCTAVFVNGPETPHVRKATLEPGKEANMTSSFSRAVIKLRIKLTCAPA, encoded by the coding sequence ATGAAAAAAATCTGTTGTGCCGTTCTGGCACTGTTGCCGCTGACCGCACTGGCCTATCCCATTGAGGTCGAGAAGTCGCTCAATGGCACCGAGATCAGCTATGACACCCAGGACATCGGCGACCAGATGGGCGCGATCCTGTTGCGCAACAACGGTCAGCAGCCGGTGACCTGCACCGCGGTATTCGTCAATGGCCCGGAAACGCCCCATGTGCGCAAGGCCACTCTGGAGCCGGGCAAGGAGGCCAACATGACCTCGAGCTTCAGTCGCGCGGTCATCAAGCTGCGCATCAAGCTCACCTGTGCGCCGGCCTGA
- the ihfB gene encoding integration host factor subunit beta codes for MTKSELIERIVTHQGQLSAKDVELAIKTMLEQMSQALATGDRIEIRGFGSFSLHYRAPRTGRNPKTGESVRLDGKFVPHFKPGKELRDRVNEPE; via the coding sequence ATGACCAAGTCGGAGTTGATCGAGAGAATCGTCACCCATCAGGGGCAGCTTTCCGCAAAGGATGTGGAGCTGGCGATCAAGACCATGCTTGAGCAAATGTCCCAGGCTCTGGCGACTGGGGATCGCATCGAAATCCGGGGGTTCGGCAGTTTCTCGTTGCATTATCGCGCCCCGCGCACCGGCCGTAATCCGAAGACCGGCGAGTCCGTGCGCCTGGACGGCAAGTTCGTTCCGCACTTCAAGCCCGGCAAGGAGCTGCGCGACCGCGTCAACGAGCCCGAGTGA
- a CDS encoding SDR family oxidoreductase — protein sequence MLARLCAESGVHVRIAVRRRPDELPGGIECVHIDGLSASQCWEEAVQGIDVVIHAAARVHVMDERAADPLAEFRAVNVEATRQLARQAVAAGVKRFVYVSSIKVNGEETEPGQSYRSDSVAHPQDPYGQSKLEAEQMLFAMAGDTGLEVVAVRPPLVYGPGVKANFASLMGALQRRLPLPFAAIDNRRSLVARDNLVDLLLQCARHPAAAGRVFLASDGQDLSTAQLCRELSEALGVRPRLLPVPAMVLRALGLFTGRSQQVQRLLGSLQVDISTTRQVLDWQPPVSMKQAIRETAQWYKECRGQ from the coding sequence ATGCTGGCGCGTTTGTGCGCGGAATCGGGAGTGCATGTGCGCATCGCTGTACGGCGGCGGCCGGATGAGCTGCCGGGTGGTATCGAGTGTGTGCATATCGATGGCCTGAGTGCGTCCCAGTGCTGGGAAGAGGCGGTGCAGGGTATCGACGTGGTAATTCATGCCGCCGCGCGGGTGCATGTCATGGACGAGCGCGCCGCCGATCCGCTGGCCGAGTTCCGCGCGGTGAACGTCGAGGCGACTCGCCAACTGGCGCGACAGGCCGTCGCTGCAGGCGTGAAGCGCTTCGTCTACGTTAGTTCCATCAAGGTTAACGGCGAGGAAACCGAGCCGGGGCAGTCGTACCGCTCCGATTCGGTCGCGCACCCGCAGGACCCTTACGGGCAGTCCAAGCTCGAAGCGGAGCAGATGCTGTTCGCAATGGCCGGGGATACCGGGCTCGAAGTGGTGGCGGTGCGCCCGCCGCTGGTCTACGGGCCCGGCGTCAAGGCCAATTTCGCCAGTCTGATGGGGGCGCTGCAACGTCGGCTGCCATTGCCTTTCGCGGCCATCGACAATCGCCGTAGCCTGGTGGCGCGGGACAATCTGGTCGACTTGCTGCTGCAGTGTGCGCGTCATCCCGCGGCAGCTGGCCGGGTGTTCCTGGCCAGCGACGGGCAGGACCTGTCCACGGCGCAACTCTGCCGCGAACTGAGCGAGGCGCTGGGCGTGCGCCCGCGCTTGCTGCCGGTGCCGGCCATGGTCCTGCGGGCGCTGGGGCTGTTCACCGGTCGCAGCCAACAGGTGCAGCGCCTGCTCGGCTCGCTGCAGGTGGATATCTCCACCACTCGCCAGGTTCTGGACTGGCAGCCTCCGGTGTCGATGAAACAGGCTATCCGGGAAACCGCGCAATGGTACAAGGAGTGTCGAGGTCAATGA
- a CDS encoding lipopolysaccharide assembly protein LapA domain-containing protein: protein MLRVKRFLFILALVVLAAVVVVFVLENLQTVQLTFLGWQSPQWPLVVFVSLAFVLGGLIGLLLSIPVRARARVRMAGMRSEITRFRKENDALRDKSLTDHA from the coding sequence ATGCTTCGGGTAAAGCGTTTCCTGTTCATCCTGGCGCTGGTCGTTCTGGCTGCCGTGGTCGTGGTTTTCGTCCTGGAAAACCTCCAGACTGTGCAACTGACCTTCCTGGGCTGGCAGTCGCCGCAATGGCCGCTGGTTGTCTTCGTGTCCCTGGCGTTTGTCCTCGGCGGGCTGATCGGCCTGCTGCTGAGCATTCCCGTCCGCGCCCGGGCGCGCGTCCGCATGGCGGGCATGCGCTCTGAAATTACCCGCTTCCGCAAGGAGAACGACGCGCTGCGTGACAAGTCGCTGACGGATCATGCCTAG